GTCGCGCCAGGCAACGACCTCCGGAAGATCGACGACCGCCGCCTGGGGAGCCAGCAGAGCGAATTCCTCATGATAGAGTCCGAGCATGTCCACATTCTGAAGTGGCTCGTTGTCGAGATAGGTGAGACCGGCGTCGAGGGCGAGGTTGTCGAGGCCACGCTGGATCTCGATGGAACTCAGCGAGGAGACGACGAGGCGCAGGCCGGGGTGCTCGGCAAGGAGTGGGGCGGTCAGCAGCGGCAGAACCGACAGCGCGGAGGGTATCACGCCGATCGCGATGCTCCCGACCAGTTCGCCGCGCAGCTCGGAGGCCTCGTCGAGAAGCGCGTCGGCCTGGGTGACGATCCGTTTGGCCCAGGCGAGAATGCGCTCGCCCTCAGGAGTGAGACCGCCGTAGCTGTTGCCGCGCCGGATGAGCGGGACGCCCAGTTCCTCCTCGAGGCGCCGGATCTGAGCGGAGAGGGCGGGCTGGGAGATGTTGCAGCTCTCGGCGGCCCGCGAGAAGTGCTGCTCGCGGACGAGAGCGATCAGGTAGCGGAGCTGGCGGACGTCCATGGTTCGAGCGGGTCCCTCGGTGGCATCGACGGAGACGGTTCCGGCTCCCGACCAGGGATCACGTCGCCTCTTTCATCTCCGGCGGCCAGAAATTCGCGATGTCGAGCGTGATGCCCGGCGGATCGAGCACGAGTTCACCCTGGCGGATGATACGGGATTGCGCGACGTCGCGGCCGGTGCGCCGGTGGTGCGTGACGACCCGCTCGCCGGGATCGACGATGAGATAGTGCGCGATGCTCGCGACCTCGAAATATCCGGCGAGCTTGCGGCCCCGTCGACGCTGCTGGTCGAGGGCGAGAGCACCTCGACGACCAGCAATGGTGCGGTCAATTCCACTGCATCGTCCGGAGTGAGGCCGCGCGCTTCGAGGGCGCAATCCGGCTCGAACGCCGTTTCCACGTCAACCCGCACCGTCATGCCCTCGGGGTAGACCTGATAGCCGCTCAGCCCGGCAGCCGCGAGCGCCTGTCGCAGCACAAGGGCCACCTCCAATTTCGTGCGCGCATGTAGGACTCGCTCCCGCAACTTCTCGACGATCTCCCCGGCGATGAGCTCGAAGCGGCCCCTCGGCTGGGCTTGCGCCCAGTCGAGGAACTCGTCGACCGTCATCCGTCTGTTGGCGACGTTCACCGGAGCCATCCTAACGCGCCGGGCACGCTGTCAGCGTGCACCGGCGTTGCGCCTCAAAAGACCACGACGCTGCGGATGCTCTCGCCCGCGTGCATCAGGTCGAAGCCCTTGTTGATCTCGTCGAGCGAGAGTGTGTGGGTGATCATGGGGTCGATCTCGATCTTGCCCTCCATGTACCAGTCGACGATACGCGGCACGTCGGTGCGCCCGCGCGCCCCGCCGAAGGCCGTTCCTTTCCAGACGCGTCCGGTGACGAGCTGGAACGGCCGCGTCGCGATCTCGGCGCCCGCTGGCGCGACGCCGATGACGATCGACTGGCCCCAGCCGCGATGGCTCGCCTCGAGTGCCGCGCGCATGACCTGGACATTGCCGGTGCAGTCGAAGGTGTAGTCGGCGCCACCGATCTGATCGGCCCCGCGCTTCGTGAGGTTGACGAGATAGGGCACCAGATCGCCTTCGACCTCCTTGGGGTTGACGAAGTGCGTCATGCCGAAGCGCTCGCCCCACTCCTTCTTGGCCGGGTTGAGATCGACGCCGATGATCATGTCGGCGCCAGCGAGCCGGAGGCCCTGGATGACATTGAGGCCGATGCCACCGAGGCCGAAGACGATGGCCGTCGCGCCCGCCTCGACCTTGGCGGTGTTGATCACCGCGCCGATGCCCGTCGTCACGCCGCAGCCGATGTAGCAGATCTTGTCGAAGGGCGCGTCCTCGCGAACCTTGGCGAGCGCGATCTCCGGCAACACCGTGAAGTTCGAGAAGGTCGAGCAGCCCATGTAGTGGTGGACGTGGTCACCGCCGATGGAAAAGCGGCTCGTCCCGTCCGGCATGAGGCCCTTGCCCTGGGTGGCGCGGATGGCGGTGCAGAGATTGGTCTTGCGCGAGAGGCACGACGGGCATTCCCGGCACTCGGGCGTATAGAGCGGGATGACGTGGTCGCCTTTCTTGAGGCTCTTGACGCCAGGGCCGACGTCGACAACCACGCCCGCGCCCTCGTGGCCGAGGATCGAGGGAAAGATGCCTTCGGGGTCGGCGCCCGAGAGCGTGAACTCGTCGGTGTGACAGATGCCGGTCGCCTTGACCTCGACCAGGACCTCGCCGGCGCGCGGGCCCTCGAGATCGACGGTCGTCACCTCGAGCGGCTTGCCGGCGGCGACCGCAACGGCGGCGCGTGTCTTCATGGTTCAACCCTCCCCGGATTCGTTCTGGCCTCGACGACGGGTAACGGCCGCGATTGGCCGCTCCGCTTGCCGCATGGTGGCGCAAGGAAGCGCCGGTTGGAAGCCCTGGCCGCTTCGCGCGAGACCGTCAAGTCGAGCCAACGTGCCTTACCGGCCGAGCCGCAGGCCCGGCCGCAAGAAGGGCAAAAAGCAAATGGGCAGCGGTCCGACCGCTGCCCACGTTCACTTCTCGATCCATGACCGGCGCGTCACCCTCGGGCGGCGCGTCGACCCGCATCGCAAGCGCTACTGCGTGTTCTCGCGCTGTTGACGCTGACGTTGATCAGGAATGCCGATGACAGCCTGGCCGGTGTCCGGGTTCACCATGATCACGCCGCCCAGCGGGCCGAAGCCCTGGGGCAGACGCGGCTTGTTGGCCGTGGTCGGGGGCGCACGCAGGCCCCAGACACGCACGTTCGGGGCATCGCCGCCGCGCCTTGCCGGGCTCATGCGCAGCACGATCCTCTCGATGTGGATGCGCGGATCGACATCGATCAGGTCGGTCTGGTTCGGGGCATCGATGGTGCCCCGGAAACCGAACGACTTGTTGCGACCGTTGCCGTAGACGACCGTGATCCGCTCGATCTCGACGGGGGCCTTGGTGATCTGGAGCACCAGACCGTGGAAGGTGCCCATTCCGCGGCCGAGGGTGATCGTGCGATCGGAGCGTCCGCCAGACACGACCACCGTGCTCAGGGCCGTATAGGCCGGCCCAAGCTCGGGAAGCGTGTCGACACGCGGCGGCTGCGTGGGCTGCTGGCGCGCCGCCCTCGCCCAGATCTCGACCTCGCCGCGGCCGCCACGGCGCCGCGCCTGCTCATAGACCAGCTCGATGCTGGCGATGAACCGGCCACCGGCGCGCCCGGTCGTCAATGGCAGGATCTCGGTCTGATCGCCCGGGCCATAGAAGCCGCGTGCGGGCAGATCGTCCTTGTCGCCATTGCCATAGGTCACCGTCGCACGCGCGATGCGCAGGGGTGCCCCCTTGATGCGCAGCAGCACATCGGAGAAGGCGCCCTCGCGACGGCCGACGCGAAGGACGTCGCGATCGCGACCACCATCGACTTCGGCGCTGCCGAGTTGCTCCCAATCCCGCCCGAGCGGTTCGAAGTCGACGCGACGTGCGCGTGCCTCCTCACCCCAAAGCTCGATCTCTGGCGTGCGGCGCCCGTCGGGATCGACACGGTAGGCGATCTCGATGCGGTCGATGAAGCGACCACGGCCACGGCGATCCAGCTCGAACGGGGCCGACTGATCTCCACTGTCGATGCGACCGTTGCGATCGAAGACCTGGCGCTGGCCGTCCTCGAACACCACGACGACCTCATTGTGGGTCAGA
This portion of the Hyphomicrobiales bacterium genome encodes:
- a CDS encoding LysR family transcriptional regulator yields the protein MDVRQLRYLIALVREQHFSRAAESCNISQPALSAQIRRLEEELGVPLIRRGNSYGGLTPEGERILAWAKRIVTQADALLDEASELRGELVGSIAIGVIPSALSVLPLLTAPLLAEHPGLRLVVSSLSSIEIQRGLDNLALDAGLTYLDNEPLQNVDMLGLYHEEFALLAPQAAVVDLPEVVAWRDLERLPLCLLTPDMQNRRIIDGIFARVGIAPAPIVQSNSVVTLLGHVRHAGLFSIVARNHLTLLGSLGGVVLKRLIRPQVRQRVGLVRHATEVPSPRIDALWRLGKRLDLDARLLEAMPS
- a CDS encoding S-(hydroxymethyl)glutathione dehydrogenase/class III alcohol dehydrogenase; this encodes MKTRAAVAVAAGKPLEVTTVDLEGPRAGEVLVEVKATGICHTDEFTLSGADPEGIFPSILGHEGAGVVVDVGPGVKSLKKGDHVIPLYTPECRECPSCLSRKTNLCTAIRATQGKGLMPDGTSRFSIGGDHVHHYMGCSTFSNFTVLPEIALAKVREDAPFDKICYIGCGVTTGIGAVINTAKVEAGATAIVFGLGGIGLNVIQGLRLAGADMIIGVDLNPAKKEWGERFGMTHFVNPKEVEGDLVPYLVNLTKRGADQIGGADYTFDCTGNVQVMRAALEASHRGWGQSIVIGVAPAGAEIATRPFQLVTGRVWKGTAFGGARGRTDVPRIVDWYMEGKIEIDPMITHTLSLDEINKGFDLMHAGESIRSVVVF